The proteins below come from a single Streptomyces sp. SCSIO 75703 genomic window:
- a CDS encoding sensor histidine kinase KdpD: MGRGKLRIYLGAAPGVGKTYAMLAEAHRRVERGTDCVVAYVEHYGRPRTEVLLHGLEQIPRRELEYRGTAFTEMDLDAVLARHPRVALVDELAHTNVPGTRNGKRWQDVEELLAAGIDVISTVNIQHLESLGDVVESITGVRQQETVPDEVVRRADQIELVDMSPQALRRRMAHGNIYQPDKVDAALSNYFRPGNLTALRELALLWVADRVDEYLQQYRSEHRVSRIWGSRERIVVGLTGGPEGRTLIRRAARLAEKGAGGEVLAVYIARGDGLTSASPKELAVQRTLVEDLGGTFHHVLGDDIPVALLDFARGVNATQIVLGSSRRKSWQYVFGPGVGATVARESGPDLDVHIVTHEEVAKGRGLPVARGARLGRSRIVWGWVAGLAGPLALTPLLATVQLGLANDVLFYLALTVAAALLGGLFPALASAAVGSLLLNWFFTPPVNRITIADPRNFLALAIFVGVALSVASVVDLAARRTHQAARLRAESEILSFLAGNVLRGETSLEALLERVRETFGMESAALLERAGDLEPWTCAGRAGLGLPVERPEDADVDMPVGDHMALALTGRVLPAEDRRVLAAFAAQAVVVLDRRRLREEADRARAMAEGNRIRTALLAAVSHDLRTPLAGIKAAVTGLRSDDVAWSEEDRAELLEGIENGADRLDHLVGNLLDMSRLQTGTVTPLIREIDVDEVVPMALGGVPDGTVDLDIPETLPMVAVDAGLLERAMANLVENAVKYSPGGSHVVVAASALADRVEVRVVDRGPGVPDDAKDRIFEPFQRYGDAPRGAGVGLGLAVARGFTEAMGGTLNAEDTPGGGLTMVLTLRAAGSAPRPAPDTAPGPGPGTGAPGPAPRPARPATAERQVP, from the coding sequence ATGGGACGCGGCAAGCTACGGATCTACCTCGGCGCGGCGCCGGGCGTGGGCAAGACCTACGCCATGCTGGCCGAGGCGCACCGCCGCGTCGAGCGCGGCACCGACTGCGTCGTCGCGTACGTCGAGCACTACGGCCGCCCCCGCACCGAGGTGCTGCTGCACGGGCTGGAGCAGATACCGCGCCGGGAGCTGGAGTACCGCGGCACCGCCTTCACCGAGATGGACCTCGACGCGGTCCTCGCCCGCCACCCCAGGGTCGCCCTCGTCGACGAACTGGCCCACACCAACGTCCCCGGCACCCGCAACGGCAAGCGCTGGCAGGACGTCGAGGAACTCCTCGCCGCCGGCATCGACGTGATCTCCACCGTCAACATCCAGCACCTGGAGTCCCTCGGCGACGTCGTCGAGTCGATCACCGGCGTGCGCCAGCAGGAGACGGTGCCCGACGAGGTGGTCCGCCGCGCCGACCAGATCGAACTGGTCGACATGTCGCCGCAGGCCCTGCGCCGCCGCATGGCGCACGGCAACATCTACCAGCCGGACAAGGTCGACGCCGCCCTCTCCAACTACTTCCGCCCCGGCAACCTCACCGCCCTGCGCGAACTGGCCCTGCTGTGGGTCGCCGACCGCGTCGACGAGTACCTCCAGCAGTACCGCAGCGAGCACCGTGTCTCCCGGATCTGGGGCTCGCGCGAACGGATCGTGGTCGGGCTGACCGGCGGACCCGAGGGCCGTACCCTGATCCGCCGGGCCGCGCGCCTGGCCGAGAAGGGCGCCGGCGGCGAGGTGCTGGCCGTCTACATCGCCCGCGGCGACGGGCTGACCTCCGCCTCGCCGAAGGAACTCGCGGTCCAGCGGACCCTGGTCGAGGACCTCGGCGGCACCTTCCACCACGTGCTCGGCGACGACATCCCCGTGGCCCTGCTGGACTTCGCCCGCGGGGTCAACGCCACCCAGATCGTGCTGGGCTCCTCGCGCCGCAAGTCCTGGCAGTACGTCTTCGGCCCCGGCGTCGGCGCCACCGTCGCCCGCGAGTCCGGACCCGACCTCGACGTCCACATCGTCACCCACGAGGAGGTCGCCAAGGGCCGCGGGCTGCCCGTCGCCCGGGGCGCCCGGCTCGGCCGCTCCCGGATCGTGTGGGGCTGGGTCGCCGGCCTCGCCGGCCCGCTCGCGCTGACCCCGCTGCTGGCCACCGTCCAGCTCGGCCTCGCCAACGACGTCCTGTTCTACCTGGCGCTCACCGTCGCCGCGGCCCTGCTCGGCGGACTCTTCCCGGCGCTCGCCTCGGCTGCGGTCGGCTCCCTGCTGCTGAACTGGTTCTTCACGCCCCCGGTCAACCGCATCACCATCGCCGACCCGCGCAACTTCCTCGCCCTCGCGATATTCGTCGGCGTCGCCCTCTCCGTCGCCTCGGTCGTCGACCTCGCCGCCCGCCGCACCCACCAGGCGGCCCGGCTGCGCGCCGAGTCGGAGATCCTGTCCTTCCTGGCGGGCAACGTCCTGCGCGGCGAGACCAGCCTGGAGGCCCTGCTCGAACGGGTCCGCGAGACCTTCGGCATGGAGTCGGCCGCCCTGCTGGAACGCGCCGGCGACCTGGAACCCTGGACATGCGCGGGCCGCGCCGGACTCGGACTGCCCGTGGAACGCCCCGAGGACGCCGACGTGGACATGCCCGTCGGGGACCACATGGCGCTCGCGCTGACCGGCCGGGTGCTGCCCGCCGAGGACCGCCGGGTGCTCGCCGCCTTCGCCGCCCAGGCCGTCGTCGTCCTGGACCGGCGCAGGCTGCGCGAGGAGGCCGACCGGGCCCGCGCCATGGCCGAGGGCAACCGCATCCGCACCGCGCTGCTGGCCGCCGTCAGCCACGACCTGCGCACACCGCTGGCCGGGATCAAGGCCGCGGTCACCGGCCTGCGCTCCGACGACGTCGCCTGGTCCGAGGAGGACCGCGCCGAACTGCTGGAGGGCATCGAGAACGGCGCCGACCGCCTCGACCACCTCGTCGGCAACCTGCTGGACATGTCCCGCCTCCAGACCGGCACCGTCACCCCGCTGATCCGCGAGATCGACGTGGACGAGGTGGTGCCCATGGCGCTCGGCGGCGTCCCCGACGGCACCGTCGACCTGGACATCCCCGAGACGCTGCCCATGGTCGCCGTCGACGCCGGGCTGCTGGAGCGCGCCATGGCCAACCTGGTGGAGAACGCGGTCAAGTACAGCCCCGGGGGCAGCCACGTCGTGGTCGCCGCCAGCGCCCTCGCCGACCGCGTCGAGGTGCGCGTCGTCGACCGGGGGCCGGGTGTGCCGGACGACGCGAAGGACCGTATCTTCGAGCCGTTCCAGCGTTACGGGGACGCCCCCCGCGGCGCCGGCGTCGGGCTCGGCCTGGCCGTCGCCCGGGGCTTCACCGAGGCCATGGGCGGCACCCTGAACGCCGAGGACACCCCGGGCGGCGGCCTCACCATGGTCCTCACCCTCCGCGCGGCCGGCTCCGCCCCGCGCCCGGCCCCCGACACCGCGCCCGGCCCCGGCCCCGGCACGGGCGCTCCCGGCCCGGCGCCCCGGCCCGCGCGCCCCGCGACAGCAGAAAGGCAGGTCCCATGA
- a CDS encoding ABC transporter ATP-binding protein codes for MSGQVATKAMVRVADVHKSYGRGDAAVHALRGVSFEVPHGELVALKGRSGSGKTTLLNIVGGLDAPDAGRVEVDGADLARLDEDGLLALRRDRVGFVFQSFGLLPVLTAAENVGVPMRLRRTPPREREERVALLLSLVGLADHAAQRPGELSGGQQQRVAVARALANEPALLIADEPTGQLDAETGRAVMELLRAVVRSEGLTALVATHDATLLGLADRVLELRDGTITEG; via the coding sequence ATGAGCGGCCAGGTCGCCACGAAGGCCATGGTGCGCGTCGCGGACGTGCACAAGTCGTACGGCCGCGGGGACGCCGCGGTGCACGCCCTGCGCGGTGTCTCCTTCGAGGTGCCGCACGGCGAGCTGGTCGCCCTCAAGGGGCGCTCCGGCTCCGGCAAGACCACCCTGCTCAACATCGTGGGCGGCCTGGACGCCCCGGACGCCGGACGCGTCGAGGTCGACGGCGCCGACCTCGCGCGGCTCGACGAGGACGGGCTCCTCGCGCTGCGCCGGGACCGGGTCGGCTTCGTCTTCCAGTCCTTCGGGCTCCTGCCGGTCCTGACCGCCGCCGAGAACGTCGGCGTGCCGATGCGGCTGCGCCGGACCCCGCCCCGGGAGCGCGAGGAACGCGTCGCCCTGCTGCTCTCCCTGGTCGGCCTCGCCGACCACGCCGCCCAGCGGCCCGGCGAACTGTCCGGCGGACAGCAGCAGCGCGTCGCCGTCGCCCGCGCCCTCGCCAACGAGCCGGCACTGCTCATCGCCGACGAGCCCACCGGGCAACTGGACGCGGAGACCGGCCGCGCCGTGATGGAACTGCTGCGGGCCGTCGTCCGCAGCGAGGGCCTCACCGCCCTCGTCGCCACCCACGACGCCACCCTGCTCGGCCTCGCCGACCGGGTGCTGGAACTGCGGGACGGCACGATCACCGAGGGGTGA
- a CDS encoding DUF3710 domain-containing protein, with translation MFGRRKKKGAADDAAGEAEQVVDSIDTQADDSGTERVRLEPEPRPDGPWDSSEVRDPAEGRVDLGGLFVPGVDGMELRVEVAGDAIVAATVVLHDSAIQLQGFAAPKREGIWGEVREEIGSGITQQGGIVDEVEGPLGWELRAQVPVQLPDGTGGFQVVRFVGVDGPRWFLRGVISGQGAVQPQAAGLLEQIFRDTVVVRGDGPMAPRDPIVLKLPNDAQMVPEGVQQEEGSRFSGGMGQLQRGPEITEVR, from the coding sequence GTGTTCGGACGTCGCAAGAAGAAGGGTGCCGCCGACGACGCGGCCGGCGAGGCCGAGCAGGTCGTCGACAGCATCGACACCCAGGCGGACGACAGCGGGACCGAGCGGGTGCGGCTCGAACCCGAACCGCGCCCCGACGGGCCCTGGGACAGCTCCGAGGTACGCGACCCGGCCGAGGGCCGGGTGGACCTGGGCGGCCTCTTCGTCCCCGGGGTCGACGGCATGGAACTGCGCGTGGAGGTCGCCGGCGACGCGATCGTCGCGGCCACCGTCGTCCTGCACGACAGCGCCATCCAGCTCCAGGGCTTCGCCGCCCCCAAGCGCGAGGGCATCTGGGGCGAGGTGCGCGAGGAGATCGGCTCCGGCATCACCCAGCAGGGCGGCATCGTCGACGAGGTCGAGGGCCCCCTCGGCTGGGAGCTGCGGGCCCAGGTGCCCGTGCAGCTCCCGGACGGCACCGGCGGCTTCCAGGTCGTGCGGTTCGTCGGCGTGGACGGCCCCCGCTGGTTCCTGCGCGGGGTGATCTCCGGCCAGGGCGCCGTGCAGCCGCAGGCCGCCGGACTGCTGGAGCAGATCTTCCGGGACACCGTGGTGGTGCGCGGCGACGGCCCCATGGCCCCCCGCGACCCCATCGTCCTCAAGCTGCCGAACGACGCGCAGATGGTCCCCGAGGGCGTTCAGCAGGAGGAGGGCTCCCGCTTCTCCGGCGGCATGGGCCAGCTCCAGCGCGGCCCGGAGATCACCGAGGTCCGCTAG
- the dut gene encoding dUTP diphosphatase, translating into MSLEVLIRRVDPDVPLPSYARPGDAGADLSTTVACALAPGERAVLPTGVSVALPEGYAAFVHPRSGLAARCGVALVNAPGTIDAGYRGEIKVIVVNLDPRETVRFERFDRIAQLVVQQVERVRFRQVAELPGSARAEGGFGSTGGHAGTDPASGTSGQVADGGPTGGNRYASVVSDREGQ; encoded by the coding sequence GTGAGCCTCGAGGTCCTGATCCGCCGCGTCGACCCCGACGTACCGCTTCCGTCGTACGCCCGCCCCGGCGACGCCGGGGCCGACCTGAGCACCACCGTCGCCTGCGCGCTGGCACCCGGGGAACGGGCCGTGCTGCCCACGGGCGTGTCTGTCGCGCTCCCGGAGGGGTACGCGGCCTTCGTGCACCCGCGATCCGGACTGGCCGCCCGCTGCGGTGTCGCCCTCGTGAATGCCCCGGGGACGATTGATGCCGGGTACCGTGGGGAGATCAAGGTGATCGTGGTGAATCTCGATCCGCGCGAGACGGTGCGGTTCGAGCGCTTCGACCGGATTGCCCAACTGGTCGTCCAGCAGGTCGAGAGGGTCCGCTTCCGCCAGGTCGCGGAGCTTCCCGGATCGGCGCGGGCCGAAGGGGGCTTCGGGTCCACCGGCGGCCACGCCGGGACGGACCCTGCGAGCGGCACAAGCGGTCAGGTCGCCGACGGCGGCCCGACGGGTGGGAATCGATACGCTTCGGTCGTATCCGACCGGGAAGGACAGTGA
- a CDS encoding PaaI family thioesterase produces the protein MSGTSPVLQPPADAVPPVRHPDAPAPGEPLGSHYAECFGCGDGLPHGLRLEARAGEGVSVTAEFTVRPAHQGAPGLAHGGVLATALDETLGSLNWLLHTIAVTGRLETDFQRPVPVGTTLHLAAEVTAVSGRKIYSTAVGRIGGPDGPVAVRADALFVEVKVDHFVEHGREEEIRAVLDDPDQVRRARAFEVNP, from the coding sequence GTGAGTGGTACTTCCCCGGTTCTTCAGCCCCCCGCCGACGCCGTGCCCCCCGTACGGCACCCCGACGCCCCCGCCCCCGGCGAACCGCTCGGCTCCCACTACGCCGAGTGCTTCGGCTGCGGCGACGGCCTGCCGCACGGACTGCGCCTGGAGGCCCGCGCCGGCGAGGGCGTCTCGGTCACCGCCGAGTTCACCGTCCGCCCCGCCCACCAGGGTGCCCCGGGACTGGCGCACGGCGGCGTCCTCGCCACCGCGCTCGACGAGACCCTCGGCTCGCTGAACTGGCTGCTGCACACCATCGCCGTGACCGGCCGGCTGGAGACCGACTTCCAGCGGCCCGTGCCCGTCGGCACCACCCTCCACCTGGCCGCCGAGGTCACCGCCGTCTCGGGCCGGAAGATCTACTCCACCGCCGTCGGCCGCATCGGCGGCCCCGACGGCCCCGTCGCCGTCCGTGCCGACGCCCTCTTCGTCGAGGTCAAGGTCGACCACTTCGTCGAGCACGGCCGCGAGGAGGAGATCCGCGCCGTGCTGGACGATCCCGACCAGGTCCGCCGGGCCCGCGCCTTCGAGGTGAACCCGTGA
- a CDS encoding DUF3093 domain-containing protein — MQLSAVPYEERLTAPRSWWLVCGLVGFAFALILTPLGKLPMLGGLAGGTAVAAVAASSYGAVRIRVVGGALIAGEAKVPVTALGEAEVLDAEEARAWRTHKADTRAFLLLRAYIPTAVRVPVTDPADPTPYLYLSTREPERLVEALRAAQAAV, encoded by the coding sequence ATGCAGCTCTCCGCCGTCCCGTACGAAGAACGTCTCACCGCGCCCCGCTCCTGGTGGCTCGTCTGCGGCCTCGTGGGGTTCGCGTTCGCGCTGATCCTGACGCCGCTCGGCAAGCTGCCCATGCTGGGCGGACTGGCCGGGGGCACGGCGGTGGCCGCGGTGGCCGCCAGCTCGTACGGCGCGGTGCGCATCCGCGTCGTGGGCGGCGCGCTGATCGCCGGTGAGGCGAAGGTGCCGGTGACGGCCCTGGGCGAGGCGGAGGTCCTCGACGCGGAGGAGGCCCGCGCCTGGCGCACGCACAAGGCGGACACGCGCGCCTTCCTGCTGCTGCGGGCCTACATCCCGACGGCCGTGCGGGTGCCGGTGACCGACCCCGCGGACCCGACGCCGTACCTGTACCTGTCGACGCGGGAGCCGGAGCGGCTGGTGGAGGCGCTGCGGGCGGCCCAGGCGGCCGTCTAG
- a CDS encoding DUF4193 domain-containing protein yields MATDYDTPRKTDDDVDSDSLEELKARRNDKSASAVDVDEFEAAEGLELPGADLSNEELAVRVLPKQQDEFTCMSCFLVHHRSQLAREKNGQPICRDCD; encoded by the coding sequence ATGGCCACCGATTACGACACTCCACGCAAGACCGACGACGACGTCGACTCGGACAGCCTCGAAGAGCTGAAGGCCCGGCGGAACGACAAGTCCGCCTCGGCCGTCGACGTCGACGAGTTCGAGGCCGCAGAGGGCCTGGAACTTCCCGGCGCCGACCTCTCGAACGAGGAACTGGCGGTCCGTGTACTGCCGAAGCAGCAGGACGAGTTCACCTGCATGAGCTGCTTCCTGGTGCACCACCGCAGCCAGCTGGCCCGCGAGAAGAACGGCCAGCCGATCTGCCGCGACTGCGACTGA